In Gossypium raimondii isolate GPD5lz chromosome 12, ASM2569854v1, whole genome shotgun sequence, a single window of DNA contains:
- the LOC105764938 gene encoding probable carotenoid cleavage dioxygenase 4, chloroplastic has protein sequence MDAFSSSFLSTLTPSTKLLSPVITTTLRSTSPSPYYAPLPYISSVRIEEKPPTSTTTTKTSHPPPPQSPKAWPPPAPSYASPSVGAKKRVEPRLSTMIFNTFDDIINNFIDPPLRPSVDPKHVLSHNFAPVDELPPTPCEVIQGSLPPCLDGAYIRNGPNPQFLPRGPYHLFDGDGMLHSIRISKGKATLCSRYVKTYKYSIENQMGSPVFPNVFSGFNGLTAAATRGALSAVRILSGEFNPANGIGLANTSLALFGNRLYALGESDLPYSIRLTSKGDIQTLGRIDFDGKLFMSMTAHPKIDDDTGEAFAFRYGPVPPYLTYFHFDANGNKQPDVPIFSMTRPSFLHDFAITKKYAIFADIQIGMNPMDMIIGGGSPVGTDPAKVPRIGIIPRYAKDESEIRWFDVPGFNLIHAINAWDEDDGNAIVLLAPNILSVEHTLERMDLVHALVEKVRIDLRTGLVTRHPISARNLDFAVLNPAYVAKKNKYVYAAVGDPMPKIAGVVKLDVSKGERQECTVGSRMYGPGCFGGEPFFVAKEPQNPEADEDDGYVVSYVHNENTGESRFLVMDAQSPNLDIVAAVKLPRRVPYGFHGLFVRESDLNKL, from the coding sequence ATGGATGCCTTTTCTTCCTCCTTTCTCTCCACCCTAACACCTTCAACAAAACTCCTTTCTCCCGTTATCACCACCACTCTCAGATCAACTTCCCCATCACCTTATTATGCTCCTCTCCCCTACATTTCCTCTgtcagaattgaagagaaaccTCCTACCTCCACAACCACCACCAAAACATCACATCCACCACCACCCCAATCTCCTAAAGCTTGGCCTCCACCAGCGCCATCCTATGCTTCTCCATCAGTTGGAGCCAAGAAAAGAGTAGAACCAAGGCTGTCCACCATGATCTTCAATACATTTGACGATATTATAAACAACTTCATAGACCCTCCACTCAGGCCTTCTGTCGACCCCAAGCATGTCCTGTCCCACAACTTCGCTCCTGTTGATGAGCTTCCTCCTACACCCTGTGAAGTTATACAAGGATCCCTCCCGCCTTGCCTTGACGGTGCATACATTCGTAATGGCCCCAACCCTCAGTTCCTCCCTCGTGGACCTTACCACCTCTTCGATGGTGATGGTATGCTTCACTCCATTCGAATCTCCAAGGGCAAGGCCACCTTGTGTAGCAGATACGTAAAGACGTACAAGTACTCCATTGAAAACCAAATGGGTTCTCCCGTTTTCCCCAATGTTTTCTCCGGCTTTAACGGCCTAACCGCCGCGGCCACTCGCGGTGCTCTCTCCGCTGTCAGAATTCTATCCGGTGAGTTCAATCCTGCAAACGGTATTGGTCTTGCAAACACTAGTTTGGCCTTGTTTGGGAACCGTCTCTACGCGCTTGGTGAGTCAGATCTACCTTACTCTATACGCTTAACATCCAAAGGGGATATACAAACATTGGGTCGCATTGATTTTGATGGAAAGTTGTTCATGAGCATGACTGCTCACCCTAAGATAGACGATGACACCGGCGAGGCCTTTGCTTTCCGATATGGGCCTGTGCCTCCATATCTAACTTATTTTCACTTTGATGCTAATGGAAATAAGCAACCAGATGTCCCTATATTCTCTATGACCCGCCCATCTTTTCTTCATGACTTCGCAATTACAAAGAAGTACGCTATATTTGCGGACATACAAATAGGGATGAACCCCATGGACATGATCATTGGAGGTGGATCTCCGGTGGGAACGGACCCAGCTAAGGTACCTAGAATCGGAATCATCCCTCGATATGCAAAAGACGAGTCGGAAATCAGGTGGTTTGATGTGCCTGGTTTCAACCTCATACATGCCATCAATGCATGGGATGAAGATGATGGCAACGCCATAGTCTTGCTGGCACCCAACATTCTATCAGTAGAGCACACCCTGGAGAGAATGGACCTGGTTCATGCTTTAGTGGAGAAGGTTAGAATCGACTTAAGAACAGGGCTGGTAACAAGGCACCCCATTTCAGCAAGAAATCTGGATTTCGCAGTACTAAATCCAGCTTATGTTGCAAAGAAGAACAAATATGTGTACGCGGCGGTTGGGGACCCAATGCCAAAAATAGCAGGAGTGGTGAAACTGGATGTGTCTAAGGGAGAGCGGCAGGAGTGCACGGTGGGTAGTAGAATGTATGGGCCGGGCTGCTTTGGTGGGGAGCCATTCTTTGTTGCCAAGGAGCCACAAAATCCTGAGGCAGACGAGGATGATGGATATGTGGTTTCGTATGTCCACAATGAAAACACAGGAGAGTCAAGGTTCCTGGTGATGGACGCACAATCACCCAATCTTGACATAGTGGCAGCCGTGAAGCTGCCCCGTAGGGTTCCCTACGGTTTTCATGGACTATTTGTGAGGGAAAGTGATCTAAATAAGCTGTAG
- the LOC105764941 gene encoding uncharacterized protein LOC105764941, giving the protein MGSCWEGIDESRLLIAPVPGANGDGSARFLSLRHPKSGVRTSYLLCNRLLQELHWFKQPYGSWFLGDYVSEDGSLYTATPIDPVFIMLPLFEDARMKKGDDPGKFRQLDEILFVNDYPGYQQLFSIAKDCMEIVCESKEIGSTKFFRLDDKKVFAWLHYKVCQLKQTLPALDQNYAAREEKDTLADSVSILGEYLKDDPWLKLLCDHFKLNLPEAKRIAADIEVCPSAIESPVSSSNFSQGKNPSEKKTGRNVKQAKKVKVETESRNIKEMFTRASRRRN; this is encoded by the exons ATGGGGTCTTGCTGGGAAGGCATTGATGAGTCCCGTCTTTTAATTGCTCCGG TCCCTGGAGCTAATGGGGATGGTTCCGCTCGTTTTCTATCACTTCGTCACCCCAAATCTG GAGTCAGGACATCCTATCTTTTATGTAATAGGTTGCTCCAAGAACTTCACTGGTTCAAGCAACCGTATGGGTCTTGGTTTTTGGGAGATTATGTTTCGGAAG ATGGGAGCCTATATACTGCTACTCCTATTGATCCTGTTTTCATCATGTTGCCTCTCTTCGAAGATGCAAGAATGAAG AAAGGGGATGATCCTGGAAAGTTTAGGCAATTAGATGAGATCCTCTTCGTTAATGACTATCCTGGATATCAGCAGTTATTCTCCATTGCGAAGGACTGTATGGAAATTGTTTGTGAAAGCAAAG AAATTGGATCCACAAAGTTTTTCAGGCTTGATGACAAGAAGGTTTTTGCTTGGTTACATTACAAG GTATGCCAGTTGAAACAGACTCTACCGGCATTGGATCAAAACTATGCTGCACGTGAAGAGAAGGATACAT TGGCTGATTCAGTATCAATATTAGGGGAGTATTTGAAAGATGACCCTTGGTTGAAGCTTTTGTGTGACCATTTTAA GTTGAATTTACCGGAGGCGAAAAGAATAGCAGCAGATATTGAAGTTTGTCCATCAGCTATAGAAAGCCCTGTTAGTTCTTCCAACTTCTCACAG GGTAAGAATCCAAGTGAGAAAAAGACGGGAAGAAATGTCAAGCAAGCCAAAAAGGTTAAAGTTGAGACAGAGTCAAGGAACATCAAAGAAATGTTCACCAGGGCTTCACGGAGGAGGAATTGA
- the LOC105764940 gene encoding uncharacterized protein LOC105764940 isoform X1 has product MLSTSYWVPTAAMAFPTFPDHCFFRYDHHHRNDHKDLRRWRIRTTAAAYPLFSNQIQLTKDSSSRHKLYQEAIKTSRDKFTREISFQSKDKNISLAKALLYVAAEDEAFMSFNREMDACSILNERRNVSSPSEAIDWDSLEQMPLGGKTIPEWLSELDAIAKEVEAELVSRDIGCHLVEVLEAVNLVLFESRGLTRSPVLVDSKYSYLHSVLSSRCGSAILLSIIYIEVCRRLGLTIVGSRVGEDFLIWPQTGYPEELFKVTSGHSLFAIVNGRCVEDPRSMASDLTGTSLLGLEIATNRDIIGIALANLIRLHWKRASRSNHGLMLTSPLRHVNDAGEKPNMMDKSNVPLLRPQDLSGIRPLFRLMNDWLAIMASERLLILQPHNWALRRDHGMMLYYNREYGKAVQELSICMAFAPEEEAEILEPFVEKLHLMRLESSWKSLGHTGRLTVP; this is encoded by the exons ATGTTGTCCACATCATACTGGGTGCCAACGGCAGCTATGGCCTTTCCAACATTTCCAGATCATTGCTTTTTCAG GTATGATCATCACCATCGTAATGATCACAAGGACCTGAGGAGGTGGAGGATTAGGACCACTGCTGCTGCTTACCCTCTTTTTTCCAATCAGATTCAGCTAACTAAAGACTCTTCTTCCCGTCACAAATTGTATCAGGAG GCTATTAAGACTTCAAGGGACAAGTTCACTCGGGAGATCTCCTTCCAGTCCAAGGATAAAAACATCTCTCTTGCTAAG GCTTTACTTTATGTTGCAGCTGAAGATGAGGCATTCATGTCTTTCAACCGAGAGATGGATGCTTGCTCTATCCTGAATGAAAGGAGAAATGTTTCTTCCCCATCGGAGGCCATAGACTGGGATTCTTTGGAGCAAATGCCTTTGGGTGGAAAGACCATACCTGAATGGTTAAGTGAGTTGGATGCAATTGCTAAAGAAGTTGAAGCTGAGCTGGTTTCGAGGGACATAGGCTGCCATCTGGTTGAAGTTCTGGAAGCagtcaatttagttctttttgaGTCAAGAGGCTTGACAAGATCCCCCGTTCTTGTAGATTCTAAGTATTCGTACTTACACTCAGTACTGAGCTCCAGATGTGGCAGTG CAATTTTGCTTAGCATAATTTACATTGAAGTTTGTCGGCGGCTTGGTCTAACCATTGTGGGATCTCGAGTTGGGGAAGATTTTTTGATATGGCCCCAGACAGGGTACCCAGAG GAACTCTTCAAAGTGACTTCAGGACACAGCTTGTTTGCTATTGTCAATGGAAGGTGTGTGGAGGACCCTAGATCAATGGCATCAGATTTAACTGGTACTTCACTGTTAGGGCTTGAGATAGCTACAAACCGTGATATTATTGGGATTGCATTAGCCAATTTGATT AGGCTTCACTGGAAACGTGCTTCAAGATCAAATCATGGATTGATGCTGACTTCTCCCCTTAGGCATGTTAATGATGCCGGTGAGAAACCCAACATGATGGATAAATCCAATGTCCCTCTGCTGCGCCCGCAAGATCTTAg TGGGATTAGGCCTTTGTTCCGCTTAATGAATGACTG GCTAGCTATCATGGCTTCAGAAAGATTGTTGATTCTGCAGCCACATAATTGGGCGCTGAGGAGGGACCATGGCATGATGCTGTATTATAATAG GGAATATGGAAAGGCAGTGCAAGAGCTGAGCATTTGCATGGCCTTTGCGCCGGAAGAAGAGGCAGAGATTCTTGAACCATTTGTTGAGAAATTGCATTTGATGCGGCTGGAGTCATCATGGAAGTCTTTGGGACACACAGGTCGACTCACTGTGCCTTGA
- the LOC105764940 gene encoding uncharacterized protein LOC105764940 isoform X2 — protein MLSTSYWVPTAAMAFPTFPDHCFFRYDHHHRNDHKDLRRWRIRTTAAAYPLFSNQIQLTKDSSSRHKLYQEAIKTSRDKFTREISFQSKDKNISLAKALLYVAAEDEAFMSFNREMDACSILNERRNVSSPSEAIDWDSLEQMPLGGKTIPEWLSELDAIAKEVEAELVSRDIGCHLVEVLEAVNLVLFESRGLTRSPVLVDSKYSYLHSVLSSRCGSAILLSIIYIEVCRRLGLTIVGSRVGEDFLIWPQTGYPEELFKVTSGHSLFAIVNGRCVEDPRSMASDLTGTSLLGLEIATNRDIIGIALANLIRLHWKRASRSNHGLMLTSPLRHVNDAGEKPNMMDKSNVPLLRPQDLRLAIMASERLLILQPHNWALRRDHGMMLYYNREYGKAVQELSICMAFAPEEEAEILEPFVEKLHLMRLESSWKSLGHTGRLTVP, from the exons ATGTTGTCCACATCATACTGGGTGCCAACGGCAGCTATGGCCTTTCCAACATTTCCAGATCATTGCTTTTTCAG GTATGATCATCACCATCGTAATGATCACAAGGACCTGAGGAGGTGGAGGATTAGGACCACTGCTGCTGCTTACCCTCTTTTTTCCAATCAGATTCAGCTAACTAAAGACTCTTCTTCCCGTCACAAATTGTATCAGGAG GCTATTAAGACTTCAAGGGACAAGTTCACTCGGGAGATCTCCTTCCAGTCCAAGGATAAAAACATCTCTCTTGCTAAG GCTTTACTTTATGTTGCAGCTGAAGATGAGGCATTCATGTCTTTCAACCGAGAGATGGATGCTTGCTCTATCCTGAATGAAAGGAGAAATGTTTCTTCCCCATCGGAGGCCATAGACTGGGATTCTTTGGAGCAAATGCCTTTGGGTGGAAAGACCATACCTGAATGGTTAAGTGAGTTGGATGCAATTGCTAAAGAAGTTGAAGCTGAGCTGGTTTCGAGGGACATAGGCTGCCATCTGGTTGAAGTTCTGGAAGCagtcaatttagttctttttgaGTCAAGAGGCTTGACAAGATCCCCCGTTCTTGTAGATTCTAAGTATTCGTACTTACACTCAGTACTGAGCTCCAGATGTGGCAGTG CAATTTTGCTTAGCATAATTTACATTGAAGTTTGTCGGCGGCTTGGTCTAACCATTGTGGGATCTCGAGTTGGGGAAGATTTTTTGATATGGCCCCAGACAGGGTACCCAGAG GAACTCTTCAAAGTGACTTCAGGACACAGCTTGTTTGCTATTGTCAATGGAAGGTGTGTGGAGGACCCTAGATCAATGGCATCAGATTTAACTGGTACTTCACTGTTAGGGCTTGAGATAGCTACAAACCGTGATATTATTGGGATTGCATTAGCCAATTTGATT AGGCTTCACTGGAAACGTGCTTCAAGATCAAATCATGGATTGATGCTGACTTCTCCCCTTAGGCATGTTAATGATGCCGGTGAGAAACCCAACATGATGGATAAATCCAATGTCCCTCTGCTGCGCCCGCAAGATCTTAg GCTAGCTATCATGGCTTCAGAAAGATTGTTGATTCTGCAGCCACATAATTGGGCGCTGAGGAGGGACCATGGCATGATGCTGTATTATAATAG GGAATATGGAAAGGCAGTGCAAGAGCTGAGCATTTGCATGGCCTTTGCGCCGGAAGAAGAGGCAGAGATTCTTGAACCATTTGTTGAGAAATTGCATTTGATGCGGCTGGAGTCATCATGGAAGTCTTTGGGACACACAGGTCGACTCACTGTGCCTTGA
- the LOC128035526 gene encoding uncharacterized protein LOC128035526 — protein sequence MVEELKVLNEKLPVIKAVGSDCWRPPQEPSVKLNFDAAYKTQTNKSCSGFIIRDGRGKVMGSGVTHHDHISDAFMAEGVACYQGLLFAKETGFTTVEVEGDSRTVIEKINQEGFGRADLDSVILDIKSMGSFFHQLRFKHVRREANRVAHFIAREGSCRSENTFWMEDFPSAVRDLVVAE from the coding sequence ATGGTTGAAGAATTGAAAGTGTTGAATGAGAAATTACCTGTAATAAAGGCGGTGGGTTCAGACTGTTGGAGACCACCACAAGAGCCGTCGGTTAAACTGAACTTTGATGCAGCCTACAAAACCCAAACAAACAAATCATGTTCAGGTTTTATTATTAGAGATGGAAGAGGAAAGGTAATGGGAAGTGGAGTTACTCATCATGACCATATCTCAGACGCGTTCATGGCAGAAGGTGTTGCTTGTTATCAAGGGCTTCTTTTTGCTAAAGAGACGGGATTTACCACAGTGGAGGTTGAAGGAGATTCCAGAACggtaattgagaaaattaaccAGGAAGGGTTTGGTCGAGCAGACTTGGATTCTGTCATCTTGGATATCAAATCGATGGGGAGTTTCTTTCACCAACTTAGGTTCAAACATGTAAGAAGGGAAGCGAATCGGGTGGCACATTTTATTGCAAGGGAGGGGAGTTGCAGATCGGAAAATACCTTTTGGATGGAGGATTTCCCGTCGGCAGTAAGAGACTTGGTGGTTGCAGAATAG
- the LOC105762253 gene encoding uncharacterized protein At4g02000-like translates to MDFDRVVKGAPWTFNNHLLVFHHLKCGDDPLEVDLLFTEFWIQIHNLPPGMFTEKIARQFGEFIGVFVDYDSKAIVGRLRNYMRIKAKIDIRQSLKRKKKIVAGKKEFFAIFKYKRLTTFCFLCGKLGHSENCCPKRLLEGRKELPLEWDISLRAPPRRAAGSSIWLKDSSRF, encoded by the coding sequence ATGGATTTTGACAGAGTGGTTAAGGGTGCTCCGTGGACCTTTAACAATCACTTACTTGTCTTTCATCATTTAAAATGTGGTGATGACCCATTAGAAGTGGACCTACTATTCACAGAGTTCTGgattcaaattcataatttaccTCCTGGAATGTTCACAGAAAAAATAGCTAGACAGTTTGGAGAATTCATTGGTGTTTTTGTGGATTATGATAGCAAAGCTATTGTGGGTAGGTTAAGAAATTATATGCGAATCAAAGCTAAAATAGATATTCGGCAGTCtctgaagaggaagaagaaaattgttGCAGGGAAAAAAGAGTTCTTCGcaatttttaaatacaaaaggCTAACAACTTTCTGTTTCTTATGTGGAAAATTAGGACATAGTGAAAACTGTTGTCCCAAAAGACTGTTGGAAGGGAGGAAGGAGCTTCCACTAGAATGGGATATTTCGCTGAGAGCTCCACCACGGCGGGCGGCGGGAAGTAGTATCTGGTTAAAGGATTCAAGCAGATTTTAG
- the LOC105764939 gene encoding protein CYCLOPS isoform X1, with protein MVNDGKEGSLPSDSLLKPGSSNKQSFESYQLPPSHRSYGEKSGMETEGRQFSDFYRNSSEELFIKSLMESPMGMPVPNMEMLGFKNLSQNFRADSEELFRSWLTNGENQGHNSSNIAHRTRQASRRLSTEMASLSSQQPTTLLQKKKSSDVLLLQNNSVGGETSGDLNQNSARTAGDRGFQASNLYLAKAWFHSSQPMTRSRSSELRKRYAAMQNAQTSLGMEAVLNPYGNGVNKMKEELPDPNGFNDITMSEIPNQLGTFMSPSNSSSSTFNAHQTGNVDKVSSVVSMLKGTLERKKLGNQIEKEAVEDSSIVPKGTFNQGQGNHFPEIPGGFADLPLGQVTNPGVVQAVQGPMDLELEAFVNPINTIQLSAVSREASQSESSAAAPVISSGLDACDGPSNSSQTLSICESTKKQAGNNWNSENGSKSKEFRERIIDNLKDDRKQRGGLVRYGSVTSADSVDRTDPTKKRRVERSRKMAEAKERNSTPPIPSDMQAVLKRCETLEKEVRSLKLNLSFMNRKDSEQTKQIEELQKQNEELTDEKERLLEEIERIISDSGNM; from the exons ATGGTCAATGATGGGAAGGAGGGAAGCTTGCCAAGTGATTCTTTGCTAAAGCCAGGAAGTAGTAATAAGCAGAGTTTTGAGTCATATCAATTGCCTCCGAGCCATAGAAGTTACGGTGAAAAGAGTGGGATGGAGACAGAAGGGAGACAATTTTCAGATTTTTATAGGAACTCAAGTGAGGAGCTTTTTATAAAGTCGTTGATGGAGAGTCCAATGGGGATGCCAGTTCCAAATATGGAGATGTTGGGGTTTAAGAATCTTTCCCAGAATTTTCGTGCTGATAGTGAGGAGCTTTTCAGAAGCTGGCTCACCAATGGAGAG AACCAGGGTCACAATTCTTCTAATATAGCACATCGTACTCGGCAAGCGTCGCGAAG ATTATCAACAGAGATGGCCAGTTTGTCGAGTCAACAGCCGACCACTTtgcttcaaaagaaaaagagcagTGATGTATTACTTCTGCAAAACAATTCCGTTGGGGGAGAAACATCAGGGgatttgaatcaaaattcagCCAG AACTGCTGGTGACAGGGGATTTCAGGCTAGTAATTTATATTTGGCCAAG GCATGGTTTCATAGTTCACAGCCCATGACAAGAAGCAGATCTTCTGAATTAAG GAAGAGATATGCTGCCATGCAAAATGCTCAAACATCGCTTGGTATGGAGGCTGTACTCAATCCTTATGGAAATGGAGTCaacaaaatgaaagaagaatTACCGGATCCGAATGGTTTCAATGATATCACCATGTCTGAGATTCCTAATCAGTTGGGCACATTCATGTCCCCATCAAATTCATCCTCATCTACATTTAATGCACACCAAACTGGAAATGTAGATAAAGTTTCTTCTGTTGTGAGCATGCTAAAGGGTACACTAGAACGTAAAAAGCTCGGAAACCAAATCGAGAAAGAAGCGGTCGAAGATAGTTCTATTGTGCCTAAGGGCACCTTCAACCAAGGACAGGGGAATCATTTTCCTGAAATTCCAGGGGGTTTCGCAGACTTACCCCTTGGCCAAGTAACAAATCCCGGGGTTGTACAAGCTGTTCAGGGGCCTATGGATCTTGAGTTGGAAGCTTTTGTAAATCCCATAAACACAATTCAGTTGAGCGCAGTTTCTCGAGAAGCTTCTCAAAGTGAATCCTCGGCTGCTGCACCGGTGATTTCATCTGGTTTGGATGCATGTGATGGCCCAAGCAATTCAAGTCAAACCTTAAGCATATGTGAAAGCACAAAGAAACAAGCTGGAAACAACTGGAACTCAGAAAATGGCTCTAAATCTAAAG AATTCAGAGAAAGGATAATTGACAACTTGAAAGATGATCGGAAG CAAAGGGGAGGCCTAGTTCGCTACGGGTCTGTAACATCAGCAGATTCAG TGGACAGGACAGACCCTACAAAAAAACGAAGAGTGGAAAGGTCAAGAAA GATGGCAGAGGCAAAAGAAAGGAATTCGACCCCACCAATCCCATCCGACATGCAAGCAGTCTTAAAGCGTTGTGAAACTCTTGAGAAGGAAGTGCGTTCACTCAAGCTTAATTTGTCTTTCATGAACAG AAAGGACTCGGAACAAACAAAGCAGATAGAAGAGTTGCAGAAGCAGAACGAGGAGTTGACAGATGAAAAGGAGCGGCTCTTAGAAGAGATTGAACGGATCATTTCGGATTCAGGCAACATGTAA
- the LOC105764939 gene encoding protein CYCLOPS isoform X2, producing the protein MVNDGKEGSLPSDSLLKPGSSNKQSFESYQLPPSHRSYGEKSGMETEGRQFSDFYRNSSEELFIKSLMESPMGMPVPNMEMLGFKNLSQNFRADSEELFRSWLTNGENQGHNSSNIAHRTRQASRRLSTEMASLSSQQPTTLLQKKKSSDVLLLQNNSVGGETSGDLNQNSARTAGDRGFQASNLYLAKAWFHSSQPMTRSRSSELRKRYAAMQNAQTSLGMEAVLNPYGNGVNKMKEELPDPNGFNDITMSEIPNQLGTFMSPSNSSSSTFNAHQTGNVDKVSSVVSMLKGTLERKKLGNQIEKEAVEDSSIVPKGTFNQGQGNHFPEIPGGFADLPLGQVTNPGVVQAVQGPMDLELEAFVNPINTIQLSAVSREASQSESSAAAPVISSGLDACDGPSNSSQTLSICESTKKQAGNNWNSENGSKSKEFRERIIDNLKDDRKQRGGLVRYGSVTSADSVDRTDPTKKRRVERSRKMAEAKERNSTPPIPSDMQAVLKRCETLEKEVRSLKLNLSFMNR; encoded by the exons ATGGTCAATGATGGGAAGGAGGGAAGCTTGCCAAGTGATTCTTTGCTAAAGCCAGGAAGTAGTAATAAGCAGAGTTTTGAGTCATATCAATTGCCTCCGAGCCATAGAAGTTACGGTGAAAAGAGTGGGATGGAGACAGAAGGGAGACAATTTTCAGATTTTTATAGGAACTCAAGTGAGGAGCTTTTTATAAAGTCGTTGATGGAGAGTCCAATGGGGATGCCAGTTCCAAATATGGAGATGTTGGGGTTTAAGAATCTTTCCCAGAATTTTCGTGCTGATAGTGAGGAGCTTTTCAGAAGCTGGCTCACCAATGGAGAG AACCAGGGTCACAATTCTTCTAATATAGCACATCGTACTCGGCAAGCGTCGCGAAG ATTATCAACAGAGATGGCCAGTTTGTCGAGTCAACAGCCGACCACTTtgcttcaaaagaaaaagagcagTGATGTATTACTTCTGCAAAACAATTCCGTTGGGGGAGAAACATCAGGGgatttgaatcaaaattcagCCAG AACTGCTGGTGACAGGGGATTTCAGGCTAGTAATTTATATTTGGCCAAG GCATGGTTTCATAGTTCACAGCCCATGACAAGAAGCAGATCTTCTGAATTAAG GAAGAGATATGCTGCCATGCAAAATGCTCAAACATCGCTTGGTATGGAGGCTGTACTCAATCCTTATGGAAATGGAGTCaacaaaatgaaagaagaatTACCGGATCCGAATGGTTTCAATGATATCACCATGTCTGAGATTCCTAATCAGTTGGGCACATTCATGTCCCCATCAAATTCATCCTCATCTACATTTAATGCACACCAAACTGGAAATGTAGATAAAGTTTCTTCTGTTGTGAGCATGCTAAAGGGTACACTAGAACGTAAAAAGCTCGGAAACCAAATCGAGAAAGAAGCGGTCGAAGATAGTTCTATTGTGCCTAAGGGCACCTTCAACCAAGGACAGGGGAATCATTTTCCTGAAATTCCAGGGGGTTTCGCAGACTTACCCCTTGGCCAAGTAACAAATCCCGGGGTTGTACAAGCTGTTCAGGGGCCTATGGATCTTGAGTTGGAAGCTTTTGTAAATCCCATAAACACAATTCAGTTGAGCGCAGTTTCTCGAGAAGCTTCTCAAAGTGAATCCTCGGCTGCTGCACCGGTGATTTCATCTGGTTTGGATGCATGTGATGGCCCAAGCAATTCAAGTCAAACCTTAAGCATATGTGAAAGCACAAAGAAACAAGCTGGAAACAACTGGAACTCAGAAAATGGCTCTAAATCTAAAG AATTCAGAGAAAGGATAATTGACAACTTGAAAGATGATCGGAAG CAAAGGGGAGGCCTAGTTCGCTACGGGTCTGTAACATCAGCAGATTCAG TGGACAGGACAGACCCTACAAAAAAACGAAGAGTGGAAAGGTCAAGAAA GATGGCAGAGGCAAAAGAAAGGAATTCGACCCCACCAATCCCATCCGACATGCAAGCAGTCTTAAAGCGTTGTGAAACTCTTGAGAAGGAAGTGCGTTCACTCAAGCTTAATTTGTCTTTCATGAACAGGTAA